From the Lathyrus oleraceus cultivar Zhongwan6 chromosome 4, CAAS_Psat_ZW6_1.0, whole genome shotgun sequence genome, one window contains:
- the LOC127135536 gene encoding U11/U12 small nuclear ribonucleoprotein 31 kDa protein produces the protein MSSKKKHKRKHSDSDEDDDVFYYRYCASSSTPNTTTDTTSSNQPQSKPNNKGSSIGGTGEPLAPSKSTLYVSNLDYSLTNSDLHTLFSTFGRIARVTVLKDRHTRLSRGVAFVQFVSRNDAQRAVAEMNKKILNGRTLTASIAADNGRAPEFIRKRVYNTETALCYECGGHGHLSYECPKNQLGPRPRPQPKKPRRGFSGLRDRDGEEEGDEEEEEGGQIAAEQFDDNWASVVDDEAGERLLGRNRNDDEGLDNNKTKKKGKKAGYFSDESDHDDDD, from the coding sequence ATGTCAAGCAAGAAGAAACACAAACGAAAACACAGCGACAGCGATGAAGACGACGACGTTTTCTACTACCGCTACTGCGCTTCGTCCTCAACCCCCAACACCACCACCGACACCACATCCAGTAATCAACCCCAATCAAAACCGAACAACAAAGGATCATCAATAGGAGGAACAGGTGAACCCTTAGCACCATCAAAATCGACGCTATACGTTTCTAATCTAGATTACTCCCTAACAAACTCCGATCTCCATACGCTCTTCTCTACTTTCGGCCGCATCGCGCGTGTAACCGTTCTCAAAGACCGTCACACGCGCCTAAGCCGCGGTGTCGCGTTTGTCCAATTCGTTTCTCGTAATGACGCCCAACGCGCCGTGGCGGAGATGAATAAGAAGATTCTCAATGGAAGGACTCTAACTGCTTCTATTGCTGCTGATAATGGACGTGCTCCGGAGTTTATTCGGAAGCGCGTGTACAATACTGAGACTGCTTTGTGTTATGAGTGTGGGGGGCATGGTCATTTGTCGTATGAGTGTCCTAAGAATCAGTTGGGGCCGAGGCCGCGGCCTCAGCCTAAGAAGCCGCGACGGGGATTTAGTGGGCTGAGGGATAGGGATGGGGAGGAGGAAGGTgatgaggaggaggaggagggtGGTCAGATTGCTGCGGAGCAGTTTGACGATAATTGGGCTTCTGTTGTGGATGATGAAGCGGGTGAAAGGTTGCTGGGGAGAAACAGAAATGATGATGAGGGTTTGGACAACAACAAGACgaagaagaaagggaagaaaGCTGGGTATTTCAGTGATGAGAgtgatcatgatgatgatgattga